GCCATCGCTCATCTGCGCGTTGGCGTCGCCTTTACTTTGCCCATCGCCGCCCGGACTCGGCTTACTTTCACCTTTGCCATCCTGAGGCAAGTTGCTCTTGATGTCGCCGCCGCCGCCAGCTTTGTCTTTTTGCTGCTCCTGGCCGCCGCCCGACTGCTGCTCCAAGCTTTTCAGCGTCGCCGAGGCGTCGTTCAACGTGTTGCGGTCGGCTTGTTGCTCCTCTTTGTTTTGTTGTTGAAGCGGTTGTTTCTCCTGCTGTCGTTGTTGCTGCTCGATTTGTTGCTGCATTTGCTGGATGAGTTTCTGCTGCTCCTGTGGCGTGGCTTTTGGGTCTTCGAGCTTGACCGCCAGTACTTGCAGGCTGCGCGCGATTTCCTGCAGATTCGGCCGCCAGGCTACCTTCTCGGCCAATTGCCGGACCCGCTCCGCCGGTGCAACAGGCCGTAACTTGGATTGCAGCACCGGCACCAGGTGAAACAAGGCCGTCGCGAGAACGGCGCCGATCAAAGAATAGTAAAAAGGTTTTTTGACTCGATAGGGAAAATCGCGCTTGATCTCGACGCGACTTTGCAGGCCGGCCGCCTCGCGGCGCAATCGACCTAGCAGTTCCGGCGCGCAGGAAGCGGAAGTAATGGTGGCGAGGGTGACGAAACGATCCTTGGCGCCGGTTAGCTGATCGATTTTTTGCGCGGCTGTGTCGCGCGAAGGAATCTTCGGTTGAAAGAGTAAAAATACCGCCACGGCCGCCAACGAGATCGTGCCCGCAACCAATGCCGCTAACCCAAATTGGCCCACCCAGCCGAGTTGAAAGAGATGAAACGAGCCGTACAAGCAGGCGAGCGCCGGCGGGACGATCAACAAAAGCGCGTCCCGCAGAACATGATTACGCAACTGTGCCGACCCCCGATCGAGCAATTGCTCGGGCGACGCACCGCGCAGGGACTGGGAAACCGCTTGCATGAGCGACAACTATAACACTTAATCGGTAGAGCCAAAACGCCAGCGCCCGGCCAGATCATTTACGAACGTGCGTGGTGCGTGCGAAAGCGGAGCGACAGAGGTGCAACCCTTCCGGAGCGAAGGCAACAGAGCAGCGCTTCGACGCCGCCTTGTAGAGCGCTAGCGCGCGCGGGCTGAGGTTTTGGCCGCAGGCGCGGCATTGCGCAGAATCTGATAGGTGCGCACGGCCTGGTTGTGGGAGGCCAAATCGGCTGAGAATTGATGCGTGCCGTCGTTTTTCGAAACAAAGTAAAGCGCGGGATCGTCGGCCGGAGACAACGCCGCCTTGATCGACGCCACGCCCGGGTTGCAGATGGGACCCGGCGGTAGCGCGGCGATACGATAGGTATTGTAGGGCGTGTACTCCTGTAAGTCTTTGCGCGTCAGATTGCCGTTGAAGTCTTTGATGCCGTAGATGACCGTTGGGTCACTTTGCAGTGGCATGCCGCGCTTGAGGCGATTGTGAAAAACAGCGGCAACCAAGGTCCGCTCGGCTTCGACCCCGGTCTCTTTTTCGATGATCGAGGCCAGCGTGACAATCTCATGGGGCGTCATCTTGATGCTCTCATCGACTTTTTCGAACAGCGGCCGCGACGCGCGGCGAAACTGCCCCACCAAAACCGCAACGATCCTGCGCTCGGAAGTGCGGGGCGCGAAATAATACGCGCTCGGAAATAAATAGCCCTCGAGGGACTTACCTTGGAGATTGAGCTGCGCCAATAGTTCCGGTTCTTGGGTGGCGGCGATAAATTTTTCTTTGTCGGCGAAGCCGGCTTTGGCGAGCAGCTCGGCGATCTCGACGATGGTCAGACCCTCAGGGATGGTGACGCTCAGCAAAGTTCCTTTGCCGGTGACGATCCGATCGAGAACCTGGGCGGCGGGAGTTGGGGTTTCGAAGCGATAGAAGCCTAAATGCAATTTTTTGTCGGCGCCGGTGAACCGCGCCCAGAGTGAGAATAGCTGGCGATTGACGATGATCTGCTGTTCGCTCAGCTTGCGCGCCACCGTGGAAAATGAGTCGCCTGGCTCGACGTGAATTTCTCTCACGGTGTCACTGGGCGTCGGCGTGGAATAGTGAATGTGCGCGGCCAAGGCGCCGAACGAGAGGGCCGCCGCCGCGACGATGCAACCAAGCGCGATGAGAATACCTTTCACAGCGGATCTACGTTTCGCAAACGGCAAGATCAATTGGTAGAGATATTGACCTTGGCCCAGCCTTCGACTTGACGCAGGAAACCCGCAAACGGGTCCTCACCGGGTTCAGTGGTGAAATACGCTTTACGAGTGTAGTCGAGCGCACCTGAATAGTACTCAAACTTTTTCGAGAGCTCTTGATAAAGCAAAAAACCGGTGCGGTAAAGCGATAGATCCAATTCCGACACCGTCCAATAGGACCGGCTGCCTTCTTGGATGTAGTAGTCGAGAAAGCCGCGCTTCTGGACATGGCTGCGAAACATGCCGCTCATGAACAGAGCGTAGTCGCCGACGTATTTGCGCACCGAGCGTTCCTTCATGAGCGACGATTCGTCGCTTAGCTCGTCGTTCTGTTGCGCCAACATCTCGACGACGCTATCGATCTTTTTACCACCGCGGCCGCGAACCTTATAGAGATTGTCGGCCCGCGCAAAATCGGTCAAGACCTCGGCAACGTAGTTCGCGACGGTGGCATCGTAAATGCCCAATTGCCAGAAGCTTTGGCGAACGATGCTGAGAAAATAGTCTTGCAACTTGTTCTCGGACATCCGCACCCCCTGCAGACCTGCGAAATGATAACAAACTTGCCCAAACGAGAAAAGTAAATCACGCAATTGCCGCGCCAGAGCTTTGCTTTAGAAAAGGGGTCTGATGGGCCAAGAAACGCTTGTATTCGCTTTGTTGCGGTGTGCTCGCCGCGATCCTCTAGCGTAATTTCCCGGCCGATATATAATCTGTTGTAAATTTTCACTGGGAGGTTTCATGGCGCGAGATCTCAAAGAGGATTTCTTTCGGCTCGATGGGGCATGGGCTTCGTTCGAGCTGATGTCGATCCGGCGGCGCGACGACTATCTAAATCCTTTTCGAGTGCTGCGCTGCAAGATCGACGATCAGGTCGATTTTCAGAGCCCCGAATTGGTGCGCAGCACCACCGAAGCGACGGTATTGATCGAAGTCTTCGGCGAAGAGGAGCTGGTCGCCGCCACCGGCCATGGACCGGTGCACGCGGTGGACAACGCGATGCGCAAGATTCTGGAAAAACATTACCCGCAACTTTCCGAGGTGCGGCTGGAAGAATTCGATGTCCGCTTGTTTCATCCCGGACTTCTGCGCGACGAAGAGCGCGGCGCTGGCGGACTGGTGCGGGTGCTGGCAACGTTCGCCGACGGGATGGACCGCTGGGGCACGGTTGGCGTCGCCACCGATATCCTACAGGCGAGCGTCGAATGTATTATCGACGGCCTCGAATGGAAACTCCGCGGCGAGTACAAGCACTGATTGTCGTGTCGGCGCGTTCAGGCAATCCGGCGTGGCGAAATAGTCGCGCGCTCGCGGCCGCGGCATTGCTACTGGCTGCGACCGTGCTGGGCAGCGGCTGCTCAATGGACCGGCTCATTTTTCACCCCGACCCGGTGCTGCACCAGACTCCGGCAGCGGCCGGTCTTGCGTTTGACGACCTATTTTTCACGACCGAAGACAACGTGCGGCTGCACGGCTGGTTTGTCCGCCACCCGAAGGCGATGGCGACGCTCATCTGGTTCCATGGCAACGCCGGCAACATCAGCCATCGGGTGGAAAACCTCAAAATGCTGCACGAGCGGATACCGATCAATATTTTTATTTTTGACTACCGCGGCTACGGCCAGAGCGGCGGCTCAGTGTCGGAAGCGGGTACATACAAGGACGGCGAAGCGGCGATCCGCTTTTTAAAAGAGAAATACAACGTCGGCGCCGATGAACTGATTATTTTCGGGCGTTCGTTGGGAGCCGCGGTGGCGGCGGAGATGGCCAATCGCTTCGAGAGCATGGCGGTGATCCTTGAAAGCCCGTTCGCGTCGATCCAAGAAATGGCGCGGGCGATACTGCCGTTTCTGCCCTTGGGTTCGTTGACCAGCACACGCTATGCCACGGTGGAAAAAGTACGCGGCATCAAAGCGCCGCTGCTAATTTTGCATGGCGATCGCGATGAAGTCGTGCCGTTTTCCCAGGGCAAGCAAGTCTTTGCGGCGGCGTTGGTGCCGAAAACCTTTTACACGATTGCCGGTGCCGGTCACAATGACACCTACTTTGTGGGCGGTGAGCGCTACTATCAAGCCTGGCGCCAACATATCGAAGCGGCGCACCGGCGGCGCCGGGCGGCTTCGGCAAAAGCAGCGATCTCTAGCGGCTGACCGGGCCGTAGGCGTTGCGCAGATACTGCGAGACCATGCGCTGGGTGTTGAAGAACGAGCCGTTTAGCGCAATCGACGAGCCCATCACTTGGGCAAAGCCATCGGGCGATTGGTAGTAGAGCGGTAGGATGACGTTCTCTAGTTTGTCGTAGAGCGAGTTTGCTTCGGCGGCGGAATCGTTTTCATTGGCGTCGCCGATGGACCAGCCGGTTACGCCTTCGATGTGGCCTTCAATCCACCAGCCGTCGAGCACGCTAAAACTTGGCACGCCGTTGAGCGCCGCTTTCATGCCGCTGGTGCCGGAAGCCTCTTGCGGACGAAGCGGCGTGTTGAGCCAAACATCGACCCCGGAACAGATCAGCTTGCCGAGCGCCATGTCATAGTTTTCCAGATAAACCACGCGCACGTCATTGGCGAGCTCTGCGGCGGCTTCGAAGATGCGCCGAATGATCGCTTTGCCGCCATCGTCGCGCGGGTGGGCTTTGCCCGCGTAAATCAACTGCAAACCGCCGGCGCGGCGCGCGATGCCTTTGAGTCGCTCTAAGTCGGTGAACAGCAAATCGCCGCGTTTGTAGCCGGTGGCGCGGCGCGCGAAACCGATGGTGAAAATAGATTCGTCGAGCTGGGTGCCGGTGAGCCAGCGTACCTGCTGCAATAAATCTCTTTTGGCTTGAGCATGGGCTTGGCGGATCTTCGCCGGCGCTATGCCCACTGCGTAGCGCAGATAACAATTGTCGCTGCGCCAGTCGGGCATCATCTCGTCGAAAAGATCGGCGAATGGTTTCGAGGTCCACGCGGTGGCGTGCACGCCGTTGGTAATCGCATCAATCTCGTAGTTGGGGAACATGCCGCGCGACACTTGGCCGTGGCGCATCGAAACGCCGTTAACGAAACCAGACAAGTGGAGCGCGAGCTCGGTCATGTTCAACTCGCCATTCATTACACCCATTTGGCGCAAGGCCGTGGACCGGTGCTCGCCCAGCACTTTGGTTGCCAGCTCGCTGTGAAAGCGATCGTGGCCGGCGGGTACCGGCGTATGGGTCGTAAACACGCACTGGCGGCGCACCGCTTGAATGTCGGTTTCACTGAAGCCGCGGGCGCGTCCATGACCCGCTTGTTCTTCCAAGAGTGCCAACGTGATCAGCGCCGAATGGCCTTCGTTCATGTGAAAAGAATGGAGGCGGTTATAGCCAAGCGCCCGCAACATCGCCACGCCGCCGATCCCTAACAACACCTCCTGGCACAAACGATAGCGCTCATCGCCGCCGTAGAGATGATCGGTGAGCACGCGGTCGTGCGGGTCGTTGGCATCGAGATCGGTGTCCAAGAACAACAACGGCACGGTGGATCCTTTGGTGCCGCAAAACAGATATTGCCAGGCGCGCACGCGCACATCGCGACCTTCGATGGCGATGCTGACCTGCGGCGCCAACTCTTCAAGAAATTTTTCCGGCGACCATTTCGACGGGCTCTCTTGTTGGTTGCCTTGAGCGTCAAGCCGCTGCTCGAAATATCCTTTGCGATGGAGCAGCGAAACGCCGATTAACGGGACGCCGAGATCGGCAGAGGAACGCAGCATGTCTCCCGCGAGAATGCCCAAGCCGCCGCTATAGGTCGGGATCGCGGAGTCGACGGCGACGTCCATGGAAAAATAAGCGATGGTTCTCAAGTCGGGGTTGTCCATACTTTACTTTATGCTCTGGTTCACGCTTGCGGCTTACGCCGTTTAGGTCAAGCCATCAATTTTGAGGCAGTCCCTTAATCTATCATCGGTTTGTTAGCACATCAATTTTAGGCGGGCTTTGGTATTTGGACGAAATCGCGTTGTCAATTATTCGTAGGGGTTGTTTCTGATGGGTGCCTTATCGAGATAAGTCGTTGAAACAACACAGCTTCAGCCGATTCGGTAGACTCTGCGCAGAGCCTCCCACGAGGGCTGGTCAGCCAAGGTGCGCAGCACGGCCAGGGTCGGCGGCATCATCGGTGCTTGTTTCTTTTCATGGCGGAGCAAAGCCTGTCCGGGGGTGACCCACATGCTCTCGACCACTTCTTCTGAGGTGTGCAGGGGCTCCTGTTCCGGCGGCAGGGCGGCCAGGTAGAAGCGCGTGTCGAAACGGGTTGAATAGTGTTCCGGCGTCACGCGGTGAAAAAAATAGCTAAGCTGCCCTAAATCGCAGTGCAAACTTTCCGCGACCAGGAGTTGGGCAAAGTCCAACTCGCCCTGCTGCAAGGCGCGCCGCTTCTCCATCAAGGTTTCCGACGATTGGCCTTTTGCCGTGGCGATGGGTTCGCCACTCCGATCGACAAAGAAATGAATACCGGCCTCTTCAAAAAGCTCGCGCACTGCCGCCACCCAGTATCCCAAGCACAACTCTGCCGCGCCATCGCTGCCCAACGCTTGGCGCGCCTGGTCCGGTGACACACCGCGCATCTGCTGCAAAATGGTTTCCGACCAATCACTGGTTTCTACCCGGCCTCCCGGAAAAACATACATGCCGGCGTAGGTGTCCATGTGATCCGGCCGGCGATTCATAAAAATCTCAAAGCCGCCGGAGTGTGTAGGACGAGCCAAAACGACGGTCGATGCCGGGAGAGGAGTCGCAGGTTGTGCCACGTGGTAACCCTTTTTTGTCGAAAGCGCCGAGTCTGTACGTTATCTGCTTGTCAACGCAGCTCCCGCCGGGAGAAGATGGAGGCTCTGCTCTGGAATTAGTTTTTTGCCGGCGAGGGGTGGCCGATATGAATATGGGCGCCGGTGGATGACCCGGCGATTGCGTTTCTGAAAGCAATAAACGGAATACCGCTGCGGCGCAAGTAGGAGAGCAGCGATTGGCCCTCCGCGCTGTCGGGATGCAGCGCAACGTCCATGGCGTTGCGATGGTCGAAGCGCAATCGATCATGGGTAGGCGTCTGACCGAAGGCGCTGATGGGCAGGCCACGGCCGAAGGTTTGGGTGAAAAATGCCTCGATCTTGTGCGAGTCGGCGATTGACCATAGCGCCGTGCCGTTGAAGCGAATGAAGGCCGCAGTTTCGCTGTAGCCACCGGCGCCAAGAATAGGCAACCCCAAAATAATATCACGCGTCGAGGCTTCGGTGATGGCGATCTCGGACTCGGCGAGCCATTTTTTCTCTTCGTCGACGCGCAGGATGGCATTGGCCAACGCGCGCTCGGCTTGCGCCACCTCGACGCGCGCGATCAAACCCTGATGATAAAGCTCACGCCGCTGCAAGTACTCTTCATAGACGCGTTTTTTTTCTTCTTCGTGGAGGGCCAAAAGTTTTTGCGCGCCGGCATGGGACTCTTTCATCTTTTCCAAGACGTCGGCGCGCAGCCGCGCCAGCTCGGGATTGGCCGCGGCGCGCGGGGCCGAGCGCGGCACGACCTTATTTTGGGCGTAGCTAGACGCTGCGATGAGGCCTATCAGCAAAACGCCGATGCCGACGGTAACATAGCGGTGCTGCCAGAACCGGGTGAGCATTCCCCGAAGTGTAAGTGCTGACCCCTGGTTTGGTCAAGAGATTTAGTCGAACGGTTGTGGGTCCAGCGGCACACGCGTTACAATGGCCGCCGTTCCAAGGAGTTAGTTGGCAATGACGACAATCGGCAGAGCTTTATTTGGCGCGGTCTTGTTGACGGCGAGCCTGGCGGCAAATTGCGGCGCCGCTGAGTTCAGCGCGCTCGCCGACACCATTGAAAAAGTGAAGCCCTCCGTTGTCGCCGTCGGCACGTTTCAGAAAACCCGCCGACCGCCGGCAGTATTTCGCGGCACCGGTTTTGTGATCGGCAAAGGGCTCCACGTCGTGACGAACGCCCACGTGCTCCCAGAAAAGGTCGACGCTGACAAGCGAGAGTTTGTGGCGATTTTCACCGGCAAGGGGCAAACCCCCGACATTCGTGAGGCCACCAAAGTCGCCGAAGATTTGGACTACGATTTAGCCGTCTTAAGAATCAGCGGCGAACCTTTGACGGCACTCAAGCTAGGCGACTCGACGCGCGTGCGCGAGGGCGAGTATTACGCGCTCACCGGCTTTCCCATTGGCATGGTGCTCGGGCTCCATGCCGTGACCCACAGGGCCATGATCGCCGCCATCACACCGATCGCGATTCCGCAGCTATCGGCACAACAGATCGACAAGAAAGTGTTGGCTCGTTTGATCGCGCCCTACAATATCTTCCAACTCGACGCCACGGCGTATCCTGGCAACAGCGGCAGCCCGCTTTATGACATCCAAAGCGGCCAAGTCATCGGCATCGTCAATAAGGTCTTCGTGCAATCGAGCCGAGAGTCCGCCATCGAGAAACCCAGCGGGATTTCCTACGCGATCCAAATCAGTCATTTGAAAGATTTATTGAAGAAGGCCGGCGTAGAATAATTGACCAGCGGCTTCAGCGCCGGCCGATCCACCCCGACGGACGGCCGATGTGAATGTGCGGACCGGTCGATGCGCCCAGCACCGCGCTCTTGAAGACAATGAAAGGGATGCCGGCTTGGCGCAAGTAGTTGATCAGTGCGCGCCCCTCGGTGCTATCGGGATAGAGCGCCACGTCCATGGCGTTGCGATGATCGAAGCCCAAGCGATTGTGGGTCGGGCTTTGGCCGTAGGCGCTAACCGGCAAATTGTAGCCAAAGGTTTTTACGAAGTAGTTTTGGATTGCCGGCGCGTCGCGCAACGACCAATTGGCGCCGCCGCTGAAACGGGCGAAGTTTTCAGTCTCGCGAAAATTGTTCTTGTCGGCCATCGCAAAGCGATCGACTTTGGCGCCGAGCACGGCTTCCGTAATCGCGATTTGGATTTCGAGAACTTGCGCTTGCATTTCGTGCACTTTTCGCAATGAGGCGACGAACGCTTGTTCCGCTTGCGTCACCGCGGCTTTGTCCGTGCCGCCGTCTTGCAAGAGTTTGCGCTGGCGAACCACCTCCGCTCGGAGAGCTGATTGAGCTTTTTCGTGACTAACCAGCAGCCGTTGGTCGTTGGCAAGCAACTCTTTCATTGCCGCGATCGACGCACCCGTCGATTCGGAGTGTTCCGCCCAGCGGATAAACCGGGCTCGTAGCCAGTCTTGACCGCCGCCAACGATGAAAATGACCAGCGCAATTGGCAGCAAGACCGCCGAGAGCAACAGCGGTCGATCTTTCAAGAACCCTAAAAGCATTAGCGCCCAAGTGTAAGGGCTTAGAAAAAGAGCGTCAAGGCGACGAGGACCCCATGGCCCAGCAAAATAGATGACCAAGAGACGCTCCCCCTTCTACAAAGCCATGTGATAGGATCGGCGCGACCCAAACGCTCCAAATCAATAGGGAGACAACGAGCATGCTGTTCATTGACAATGATGCGGTCAAACAAGTTCTCACCATGGAAGACACGCTGCGCGTCATCGAAGAGGGCCACAAAGAACTTGCTCGCGGCGAGCTTGCCGGCCGGCCGCGGGTCGATGTTTACACCGAGACGCGCAAACCAGAGACGTTTCATCGCTGGGGCACCATGGAAGGGTCGAGTAAAAGCTTGCAGCGTTTCGCGATTCGCTTGAAGTCCGACGTCGTCAGCTGGCCGGTCCGGCACGGCGTCAAAGTCGAAGACAAGTATTGCCGGCAGCCGGGACTTTACTGCGGCCTGATCATGTTATTCAGCACGGATAACGGTGAGCCTTTGGCGATCATCAACGACGGTTATCTGCAGCATCTCCGCGTCGGCGCGCTCTACGCTTTGGGCGCCAAATACCTTGCCCGCCAGGATGCCTCGGTCGTCGGTATGCTCGGCTCCGGCGGCATGGCGCATAGCCATCTGTTGGCGTTCGCGGCGGTGCGCAAGGTCAAGCGCGTGCAAGTTTTTAGTCCGAACCGTGAGCACCGCGAGCAATATGCCTGCGAAATGGCGCAAGCGCTCGACGCCGAGGTAATTGCTTGTAGCAGCGCCGAAGCGGCAGCCAAAGGCGCGCATATTCTCGCGACCTGCACCAATTCGAAAGAGCCGACCGTTCACGCACGCATGCTCGAGCCGGGGATGCATTTGACCCAAGTTTCGGGTGAGCTCGCTGCGGACGTGTATCCCAAGCTTGATCTCTGCATCGGCGGCGGCCCGGCGAGTCAAGTCGTCGAGGGCGCCGCCATCGACGACGCGCAGGGTTTTACGACCTATCTCGCCGGCAGCGCGGCGGCGCTTGAAAAAGCCAAGGGCAAAGCGCGCAGGCGCGCCCGCAAGGATCAGGATTTTCACGGCCGGTTGGTTTCCCTTACCGAGCTGATCACTGGCGGGGCCACTGGCAGGACCAGCGCTCAGGAAATCTCGGCGTCGAGCGGCGTAAAAGTTGGCGGCGAGGATAGCGTCAAGGGATTGCAGTTTGTCACGGTGGCCTCGCTGGTCTACGATCGCGCCAAGGCCGCAGGACTCGGCAGAGAATTTCCGACGGAGTGGTTCCTGCAAGATATTCGC
This window of the Deltaproteobacteria bacterium genome carries:
- the glgP gene encoding alpha-glucan family phosphorylase, which encodes MDNPDLRTIAYFSMDVAVDSAIPTYSGGLGILAGDMLRSSADLGVPLIGVSLLHRKGYFEQRLDAQGNQQESPSKWSPEKFLEELAPQVSIAIEGRDVRVRAWQYLFCGTKGSTVPLLFLDTDLDANDPHDRVLTDHLYGGDERYRLCQEVLLGIGGVAMLRALGYNRLHSFHMNEGHSALITLALLEEQAGHGRARGFSETDIQAVRRQCVFTTHTPVPAGHDRFHSELATKVLGEHRSTALRQMGVMNGELNMTELALHLSGFVNGVSMRHGQVSRGMFPNYEIDAITNGVHATAWTSKPFADLFDEMMPDWRSDNCYLRYAVGIAPAKIRQAHAQAKRDLLQQVRWLTGTQLDESIFTIGFARRATGYKRGDLLFTDLERLKGIARRAGGLQLIYAGKAHPRDDGGKAIIRRIFEAAAELANDVRVVYLENYDMALGKLICSGVDVWLNTPLRPQEASGTSGMKAALNGVPSFSVLDGWWIEGHIEGVTGWSIGDANENDSAAEANSLYDKLENVILPLYYQSPDGFAQVMGSSIALNGSFFNTQRMVSQYLRNAYGPVSR
- a CDS encoding trypsin-like peptidase domain-containing protein, translated to MTTIGRALFGAVLLTASLAANCGAAEFSALADTIEKVKPSVVAVGTFQKTRRPPAVFRGTGFVIGKGLHVVTNAHVLPEKVDADKREFVAIFTGKGQTPDIREATKVAEDLDYDLAVLRISGEPLTALKLGDSTRVREGEYYALTGFPIGMVLGLHAVTHRAMIAAITPIAIPQLSAQQIDKKVLARLIAPYNIFQLDATAYPGNSGSPLYDIQSGQVIGIVNKVFVQSSRESAIEKPSGISYAIQISHLKDLLKKAGVE
- the mltG gene encoding endolytic transglycosylase MltG — protein: MGQGQYLYQLILPFAKRRSAVKGILIALGCIVAAAALSFGALAAHIHYSTPTPSDTVREIHVEPGDSFSTVARKLSEQQIIVNRQLFSLWARFTGADKKLHLGFYRFETPTPAAQVLDRIVTGKGTLLSVTIPEGLTIVEIAELLAKAGFADKEKFIAATQEPELLAQLNLQGKSLEGYLFPSAYYFAPRTSERRIVAVLVGQFRRASRPLFEKVDESIKMTPHEIVTLASIIEKETGVEAERTLVAAVFHNRLKRGMPLQSDPTVIYGIKDFNGNLTRKDLQEYTPYNTYRIAALPPGPICNPGVASIKAALSPADDPALYFVSKNDGTHQFSADLASHNQAVRTYQILRNAAPAAKTSARAR
- a CDS encoding ornithine cyclodeaminase family protein; translation: MLFIDNDAVKQVLTMEDTLRVIEEGHKELARGELAGRPRVDVYTETRKPETFHRWGTMEGSSKSLQRFAIRLKSDVVSWPVRHGVKVEDKYCRQPGLYCGLIMLFSTDNGEPLAIINDGYLQHLRVGALYALGAKYLARQDASVVGMLGSGGMAHSHLLAFAAVRKVKRVQVFSPNREHREQYACEMAQALDAEVIACSSAEAAAKGAHILATCTNSKEPTVHARMLEPGMHLTQVSGELAADVYPKLDLCIGGGPASQVVEGAAIDDAQGFTTYLAGSAAALEKAKGKARRRARKDQDFHGRLVSLTELITGGATGRTSAQEISASSGVKVGGEDSVKGLQFVTVASLVYDRAKAAGLGREFPTEWFLQDIRD
- a CDS encoding alpha/beta hydrolase, whose product is MYYRRPRMETPRRVQALIVVSARSGNPAWRNSRALAAAALLLAATVLGSGCSMDRLIFHPDPVLHQTPAAAGLAFDDLFFTTEDNVRLHGWFVRHPKAMATLIWFHGNAGNISHRVENLKMLHERIPINIFIFDYRGYGQSGGSVSEAGTYKDGEAAIRFLKEKYNVGADELIIFGRSLGAAVAAEMANRFESMAVILESPFASIQEMARAILPFLPLGSLTSTRYATVEKVRGIKAPLLILHGDRDEVVPFSQGKQVFAAALVPKTFYTIAGAGHNDTYFVGGERYYQAWRQHIEAAHRRRRAASAKAAISSG